Proteins co-encoded in one Campylobacter concisus genomic window:
- a CDS encoding amino acid ABC transporter permease, which translates to MDFEFIEKFYPLYVKAGVLTCEIAFLGIVFSILIGIFCMAVKFYKLKFLSKVIDCYVELSRNTPLLIQLFFLYYGLPKLGVSMSGFTCAVAGLSFLGGSYMSESFRLGFEAVRRSQIEAGLSIALSKNQLLRYVILPQAFSVAVPSISANIIFLLKETSIVSIVALADLVYVAKDLIGLYYKTDEALFMLVISYLIIILPVSLVLSYVEKRVRNARS; encoded by the coding sequence ATGGATTTTGAGTTTATTGAGAAATTTTATCCGCTTTATGTTAAGGCCGGAGTGCTTACCTGTGAGATCGCCTTTTTAGGGATCGTTTTTTCTATTTTGATCGGTATTTTTTGTATGGCTGTGAAATTTTACAAGCTCAAATTTCTATCAAAAGTGATTGACTGCTATGTCGAGCTCTCAAGAAATACGCCACTTCTTATACAGCTTTTCTTTTTATATTATGGCTTGCCAAAGCTTGGAGTGTCGATGAGCGGCTTTACCTGTGCGGTCGCTGGGCTTAGCTTTCTTGGTGGCAGCTACATGAGTGAGAGCTTTAGGCTTGGCTTTGAGGCGGTGAGAAGGTCACAGATAGAAGCGGGACTAAGCATCGCACTTAGTAAAAATCAGCTCCTAAGATATGTTATCTTGCCTCAAGCATTTAGTGTGGCAGTGCCAAGCATTAGTGCAAATATTATCTTTTTACTAAAAGAGACAAGCATCGTTAGTATCGTAGCCCTTGCCGATCTAGTTTACGTCGCAAAGGATCTCATTGGGCTTTATTACAAAACAGACGAAGCGCTTTTTATGCTGGTTATTAGCTATCTCATCATTATCTTGCCAGTCTCGCTAGTACTTAGCTATGTCGAAAAAAGGGTGAGAAATGCAAGGAGTTAG
- a CDS encoding cation diffusion facilitator family transporter, whose translation MSSPFDYEFNRINKQECTQGENKAVIAAGACAFLLALVKFAAGLFSGSVAVLGSAIDSMLDFIVSLLNLFALRKSRKQADERFNFGYTKLEALAALFECVIIVLAAGYIFYESVKKFSEPNLEIDLGLSLGVMVFSVIVTLCLVLFLNQISKKSGNLIIKADALHYKIDLFSNLAVIISLLIIKFSGFVMIDAIFGIVISGYIAQSAISLGKDAFGVLLDHAASPEVTEEIIKMIKAKQRISDFHYLNTRQSTNTIFLTLHLVFDKDISLYDAHEVADSLEAEIREKFKEFSWQITTHLDPYNDKEGK comes from the coding sequence TTGTCAAGTCCGTTTGATTATGAGTTTAACCGCATAAATAAGCAGGAGTGCACGCAGGGCGAAAATAAGGCCGTTATCGCAGCTGGAGCTTGCGCCTTTTTGCTCGCACTTGTGAAATTTGCAGCTGGGCTTTTTAGCGGCTCAGTCGCTGTGCTTGGCTCGGCGATTGATTCAATGCTTGATTTTATCGTTTCACTTTTAAATTTATTTGCGCTTAGAAAGTCAAGAAAGCAAGCCGATGAGAGATTTAACTTTGGCTACACAAAGCTAGAGGCCTTGGCAGCGCTATTTGAGTGCGTCATCATCGTGCTGGCTGCTGGATATATATTTTATGAGAGCGTTAAGAAATTTAGCGAGCCAAATTTAGAGATAGACCTTGGCTTAAGCCTTGGCGTGATGGTGTTTTCGGTCATAGTGACGCTATGTTTGGTGCTATTTTTAAACCAAATTTCTAAAAAAAGTGGCAACCTTATCATAAAAGCAGACGCGCTGCACTATAAGATCGACCTTTTTAGCAACCTTGCAGTCATCATCTCACTACTTATCATTAAATTTAGCGGCTTTGTGATGATAGATGCGATCTTTGGTATCGTGATAAGTGGCTACATCGCTCAAAGCGCCATAAGTCTTGGCAAAGACGCCTTTGGTGTCTTGCTAGATCACGCAGCAAGCCCTGAGGTCACAGAGGAGATCATCAAGATGATAAAGGCAAAGCAGAGGATTTCAGACTTTCACTACCTAAACACAAGGCAGAGCACAAATACCATATTTTTAACGCTGCATTTAGTTTTTGACAAAGATATCTCGCTTTACGACGCGCACGAAGTAGCTGACTCGCTTGAAGCTGAGATAAGAGAGAAATTTAAGGAATTTTCGTGGCAGATAACCACGCATTTAGACCCATACAACGACAAAGAAGGGAAATGA
- a CDS encoding cysteine ABC transporter substrate-binding protein: MRKFKFFLLALIATVFLTGCGNDKGADTAKAASNEADAIAKIKERGYVRIGVFSDKPPFGYVDKDGKNQGYDIYFAKRIAKDLLGDESKVKFELVEAAGRVEVLVADKVDITLANFTKTPERAQVVDFALPYMKVSLGIVSPEGAVIKSIDELKDKTLIVNKGTTADAFFTKNYPDIKLAKYDQNTETFAALVDKRGAALAHDNALLFAWAKETPGFVVGVEALGDVDVIAPAVKKGNKALLDWLNNEIIELGKENFFHKDYDATLKPIYGDSVNPESLVVEGGKL; encoded by the coding sequence GTGAGAAAATTTAAATTTTTCTTATTAGCATTAATCGCTACCGTCTTTCTAACGGGTTGTGGTAATGACAAAGGTGCCGACACGGCAAAAGCTGCTTCAAACGAAGCTGATGCGATCGCAAAGATCAAAGAGCGCGGATATGTAAGAATTGGCGTTTTTAGCGACAAACCACCATTTGGCTATGTCGATAAAGACGGCAAAAACCAAGGCTATGATATTTACTTTGCAAAACGTATCGCAAAAGACCTACTAGGCGATGAGAGTAAGGTAAAATTTGAGCTAGTTGAGGCTGCTGGTAGAGTTGAAGTTTTAGTAGCTGATAAAGTAGATATCACGCTTGCAAATTTTACAAAAACACCTGAGCGTGCACAAGTTGTTGATTTTGCACTTCCATACATGAAGGTTTCGCTTGGCATCGTAAGCCCTGAAGGTGCGGTGATAAAGAGCATCGATGAGCTAAAAGACAAAACCCTAATCGTAAATAAGGGCACAACCGCAGACGCGTTTTTTACAAAAAATTATCCTGACATTAAGCTTGCAAAATATGACCAAAATACTGAAACATTTGCAGCTTTGGTTGATAAAAGAGGTGCCGCACTAGCACATGATAATGCCCTACTTTTTGCCTGGGCAAAAGAGACTCCAGGCTTTGTCGTAGGTGTTGAAGCACTTGGTGATGTGGATGTGATAGCACCAGCTGTTAAAAAAGGTAACAAAGCTTTACTTGACTGGCTAAACAATGAGATCATTGAGCTTGGAAAAGAAAATTTCTTCCATAAAGACTATGATGCTACACTAAAACCGATCTATGGTGATAGTGTCAATCCAGAATCACTTGTCGTTGAAGGCGGCAAACTTTAA
- the pstC gene encoding phosphate ABC transporter permease subunit PstC encodes MTGQIFKGAIYLFTLLSSMLLLLLVGFLLINSTSFFAKVSLFDFLLNGDWDVSTEPFSFGLFNILVANFAVAFLACIFSFFISLGVTIFVCFFANAWLRHVLDWMIRILAGIPSIIYGFFALYTVVKILESGLKMSAGESVLAASLILSVMILPFFTSHLLQSVGLLKQNFKTNSDALGVSTGYFIRKVILRKSIKASISGFILAFSRAAGETMAVMMVIGNTPLFPHLLSKAQTIPSLIALEMGMSEAGSLHYHALIASGFILLVFIFLLNIFIFKFEKNNERF; translated from the coding sequence ATGACAGGGCAAATTTTTAAAGGCGCGATATATCTTTTCACACTTTTATCCTCCATGCTTTTGCTTTTACTCGTGGGGTTTTTACTGATAAATTCCACGAGTTTCTTTGCAAAAGTAAGCCTTTTTGACTTCTTACTAAATGGCGACTGGGACGTTAGCACAGAGCCTTTTAGCTTTGGACTATTTAATATCCTAGTCGCAAATTTTGCAGTTGCGTTTTTAGCTTGCATATTTTCATTTTTTATCTCGCTTGGCGTTACTATCTTTGTCTGCTTTTTTGCGAATGCCTGGCTTAGACATGTGCTAGACTGGATGATAAGAATTTTAGCTGGTATACCCTCGATCATTTACGGATTTTTCGCACTTTACACGGTTGTGAAAATTTTAGAATCAGGGTTAAAAATGTCCGCTGGAGAGTCAGTTCTAGCAGCAAGCCTCATCCTTAGTGTAATGATACTGCCCTTTTTTACCTCGCATTTGCTCCAAAGCGTGGGTCTGCTAAAGCAAAATTTCAAGACAAACTCAGACGCTCTTGGCGTAAGCACGGGATACTTTATACGTAAGGTCATTTTAAGAAAATCGATCAAAGCAAGCATTTCAGGCTTTATACTCGCATTTTCAAGGGCAGCTGGCGAGACGATGGCTGTGATGATGGTCATAGGCAACACCCCGCTTTTTCCGCACCTGCTCTCAAAAGCTCAAACCATACCATCTCTAATAGCCCTTGAAATGGGTATGAGCGAGGCTGGCAGCCTGCACTATCACGCTCTTATTGCAAGCGGATTTATCCTGCTTGTTTTTATATTTTTGCTAAATATCTTTATCTTTAAATTTGAGAAAAACAATGAACGCTTTTAA
- a CDS encoding phosphate ABC transporter ATP-binding protein — protein sequence MPDILNIKDLSIFYQDNEILKYLNLNVAKNEIICLMGSSGCGKSTFLSTLNGFLEQKGGRYSGEILFKGQNIKGKGEIWLRRKLAILFQDSTLFPFSVERNLTYAMEFYEGNIKDKQKRVEELLKSVNLLDEISDLNMPASKLSGGQKQRLCIARMLTTKPEVLMLDEPCSSLDMKNILIIEELLKSLSQRYTIIITTHNEEQAKRLGGRIVRIVDKKFTF from the coding sequence TTGCCAGATATTTTAAACATAAAAGATCTTAGTATCTTTTACCAAGATAATGAAATTTTAAAATATCTAAATTTAAACGTCGCCAAAAACGAGATCATCTGCCTAATGGGTAGCTCAGGATGTGGCAAATCAACATTTCTTTCGACGCTAAATGGCTTTTTGGAGCAAAAGGGCGGCCGATATAGCGGAGAGATCCTATTTAAAGGCCAAAATATCAAAGGTAAGGGCGAAATTTGGCTAAGACGAAAGCTAGCCATACTCTTTCAAGACTCCACGCTATTTCCTTTTAGCGTCGAGAGAAATTTGACCTATGCGATGGAATTTTATGAGGGCAACATAAAAGATAAGCAAAAAAGAGTAGAAGAGCTGCTTAAAAGCGTAAATTTACTAGATGAAATAAGTGACTTAAATATGCCAGCTAGCAAACTTTCCGGCGGTCAAAAGCAAAGACTTTGCATTGCAAGGATGCTAACGACAAAGCCAGAAGTGCTCATGCTTGATGAGCCATGCTCATCGCTTGATATGAAAAATATCTTGATTATAGAGGAGCTTTTAAAAAGCTTGTCGCAAAGATACACCATCATCATCACCACGCACAACGAAGAGCAGGCAAAAAGGCTTGGCGGCAGGATAGTCCGCATAGTGGATAAGAAATTTACATTTTAA
- a CDS encoding amino acid ABC transporter permease: protein MQGVSILFDTQNLLRLFEGLVVSTEISFISIFISIIGGLVFGVLMSMKNKFIYFILKICLEIVRIMPQIVWLFLFYFGVSKAFDIHISAFTASLIVFSLWGIFEMMDIVRGAITSIPKHQFESAASLGLSKFQIYSHVIIPLATRRLVPGAVNLLSRMIKTTSIVVLIGVVEVVKVGQQIIERNVFTNPMAPFWIYTLIFFLYFAICYPVSKLSKKLEEKWS, encoded by the coding sequence ATGCAAGGAGTTAGTATTTTATTTGACACGCAAAATTTACTAAGGCTCTTTGAAGGTCTAGTCGTTAGCACAGAAATTTCATTTATCTCTATCTTTATCTCTATAATCGGTGGCTTAGTGTTTGGCGTGCTTATGAGCATGAAAAACAAATTTATCTATTTTATTTTAAAAATTTGCCTAGAAATCGTTCGCATAATGCCTCAGATCGTTTGGCTATTTTTATTTTATTTTGGTGTCAGTAAGGCGTTTGATATTCATATTTCAGCATTTACAGCCTCACTCATCGTCTTTAGCTTGTGGGGAATTTTTGAAATGATGGACATCGTGCGTGGCGCAATAACATCAATACCAAAACATCAATTTGAATCAGCCGCATCGCTTGGACTTAGTAAATTTCAAATTTACTCTCACGTCATCATCCCACTAGCCACGAGAAGGCTAGTGCCTGGAGCTGTAAATTTACTAAGCCGTATGATAAAAACGACCTCCATAGTCGTGCTAATCGGCGTTGTAGAGGTGGTCAAAGTCGGTCAGCAGATCATTGAGCGAAATGTATTTACAAATCCTATGGCGCCATTTTGGATATACACGCTCATATTCTTTTTATATTTTGCGATCTGCTATCCAGTCTCAAAATTATCAAAAAAACTAGAAGAAAAATGGAGCTAA
- a CDS encoding agmatine deiminase family protein, producing MRAYAEWEKQELLFLSLPHSKSDWEPYLEEILASYEELVAAITPFEKVVLICPDEANFARFKKFKNVEFVKLETDDTWIRDYGMIDVCAEDSVKSYDFKFNAWGGKFKSSKDDALNLELAKIYKTRLEPVDMILEGGSVEFNGDGVLLTTSKCLLNENRNKALSKEQIEEKLKNLFGLKRIIWLENGFIKGDDTDSHIDTLARFITPDTIAYASCEDESDEHFDELKKMEDELKKTGFKLLALPLPKPKFYEGKRLGCTYANFIFINGALIVPTYNDENDEKVLNLLAKALPDRKIIGVNSLVFVRQNGSLHCSSQNRYKRA from the coding sequence GTGAGAGCGTATGCAGAGTGGGAAAAGCAGGAGCTTTTGTTTTTATCGCTGCCACATAGTAAGAGTGACTGGGAACCTTATTTAGAGGAGATTTTAGCTAGTTATGAAGAGCTAGTGGCTGCTATTACGCCCTTTGAAAAGGTGGTGCTCATCTGCCCTGATGAGGCAAATTTCGCTAGGTTTAAGAAATTTAAAAATGTTGAGTTTGTTAAGCTTGAGACTGATGATACTTGGATCAGAGACTACGGCATGATCGACGTTTGTGCCGAAGATAGCGTAAAGAGTTATGACTTTAAATTTAACGCTTGGGGCGGTAAATTTAAGAGCTCAAAAGATGATGCCCTAAATTTGGAGCTAGCTAAAATTTATAAAACCAGGCTTGAGCCAGTTGATATGATACTAGAGGGCGGAAGTGTTGAGTTTAACGGAGATGGCGTGCTTTTAACCACCTCAAAATGCTTACTAAATGAAAATAGAAACAAAGCACTTAGCAAAGAGCAGATCGAAGAAAAACTAAAAAATTTATTTGGCTTAAAGCGTATCATCTGGCTTGAAAATGGCTTTATAAAAGGCGATGACACAGATAGTCACATCGACACTTTAGCGCGTTTTATCACGCCTGATACTATCGCTTACGCATCTTGCGAAGATGAGAGTGATGAGCACTTTGATGAGCTTAAAAAGATGGAGGATGAGCTTAAAAAAACTGGCTTTAAGCTACTTGCTCTGCCGCTTCCTAAGCCTAAATTTTATGAGGGCAAAAGGCTTGGCTGCACCTATGCAAATTTCATCTTTATAAATGGTGCCTTGATCGTGCCAACATATAACGACGAAAACGATGAAAAGGTGCTAAATTTACTAGCCAAGGCGCTGCCAGATAGAAAGATCATCGGTGTAAATTCGCTAGTTTTTGTCCGTCAAAATGGCTCGCTTCACTGCTCAAGCCAAAATAGATACAAGAGGGCTTAG
- a CDS encoding carbon-nitrogen hydrolase, producing the protein MKVALLQQEFKGTKEATIAKTLELIAEAKKGGADLVVCQELHQTQYFCQSEDTNFFDHANDWQEDVAFWGMVAKENGVVLVTSLFEKRADGLYHNTAFVFERDGSVAGKYRKMHIPDDPGFYEKFYFTPGDIGFEPIETSLGKLGVLVCWDQWYPEAARLMALKGAKILIYPTAIGWFEGDNDDEKSRQLEAWVAVQRGHSVANGLPVVAVNRVGFEKDDSGVMDGIKFWGNSFVFGPQGEQLFRADSHSEQCKIVEIDMKRSEEVRRIWPFLRDRRIDAYANITKRFID; encoded by the coding sequence ATGAAAGTAGCACTACTTCAACAAGAATTTAAAGGGACAAAAGAGGCGACCATCGCAAAGACGCTTGAGCTAATAGCTGAGGCAAAAAAAGGTGGCGCTGATCTAGTCGTCTGCCAAGAGCTGCACCAGACGCAATACTTTTGCCAAAGCGAGGATACAAATTTTTTTGATCATGCAAACGACTGGCAAGAGGACGTCGCTTTTTGGGGCATGGTAGCAAAAGAAAATGGCGTTGTTTTAGTCACTTCGCTCTTTGAAAAGAGGGCTGACGGACTTTATCACAACACCGCCTTTGTCTTCGAGCGTGATGGCAGCGTGGCTGGCAAATACCGAAAAATGCACATCCCTGATGACCCTGGATTTTATGAGAAATTTTACTTCACGCCTGGCGATATCGGCTTTGAGCCGATCGAAACTAGCCTTGGTAAGCTTGGAGTTTTGGTCTGTTGGGATCAGTGGTATCCAGAGGCGGCAAGGCTCATGGCGCTAAAAGGGGCGAAAATTCTCATCTATCCAACGGCTATTGGCTGGTTTGAGGGTGATAATGACGATGAAAAGTCAAGACAGCTTGAAGCGTGGGTGGCGGTACAACGAGGTCACAGCGTGGCAAATGGCCTGCCGGTTGTTGCAGTAAATCGTGTGGGCTTTGAAAAAGATGATAGCGGCGTGATGGATGGGATAAAATTTTGGGGAAATAGCTTTGTCTTTGGCCCACAAGGCGAGCAACTTTTCCGTGCAGATAGCCATAGCGAGCAGTGTAAGATCGTAGAAATAGACATGAAAAGAAGCGAAGAAGTGCGCAGAATTTGGCCATTTTTAAGAGACCGCAGGATCGATGCCTACGCAAATATCACAAAGAGGTTTATCGACTAA
- a CDS encoding CBU_0592 family membrane protein, which yields MIDLFQIIGFLGMICIVMGYFLLQIGRLNSRNLAYQIINLVGAVLLIISLFVHFNLGSFLIEVFWIFITIYGIYKIYKERA from the coding sequence TTGATCGATCTTTTTCAGATCATCGGCTTTTTAGGGATGATTTGCATCGTGATGGGTTACTTTTTACTTCAGATTGGCCGCCTAAATAGCCGCAATCTAGCCTATCAGATAATAAATTTAGTAGGTGCGGTGCTACTTATCATCTCGCTTTTTGTGCACTTTAACCTCGGTTCATTTTTGATAGAGGTCTTTTGGATATTCATTACGATTTATGGAATTTATAAAATTTATAAGGAGAGAGCGTGA
- a CDS encoding PstA family ABC transporter permease: MNAFKDFLVKFYTYLCVFIVIAVIFWIFFFIFANGISQINLDFLTKNPQGLNLGESGGIKDAIIGSFLLMILSMIFSALLGVSCAIYRQIYCTSSTIKLGLKFIIQTMASIPSILLGMFVYGLFIVSLDIPKSLLTASITLALMVFPFVEVSVEKVISQIDEKMLRDSFALGVDKNFMARKLVLPTIRKNIISILILAGSYAIGATAPLLLTGVVFMAKAEGLLSPVMALPFHLHMLLSQSVATQNAYATALVLIFILIILHLLSAVVLFDIGEKIARYFKHKRS, encoded by the coding sequence ATGAACGCTTTTAAGGATTTTTTAGTCAAATTTTACACTTATCTTTGCGTTTTTATCGTCATTGCGGTGATATTTTGGATATTTTTTTTCATCTTTGCAAATGGCATCTCTCAGATAAATTTAGACTTTCTAACCAAAAACCCGCAAGGTTTAAATTTAGGTGAGAGCGGCGGCATAAAAGACGCCATCATAGGCTCATTTTTGCTGATGATATTATCTATGATATTTTCAGCACTTCTTGGCGTTAGCTGCGCCATTTATAGGCAAATTTACTGCACTTCTAGCACGATAAAGCTTGGGCTTAAATTTATCATCCAAACGATGGCTTCGATACCTTCTATCTTGCTTGGAATGTTTGTTTATGGACTTTTTATCGTTAGCCTTGATATCCCAAAAAGCCTGCTAACAGCTAGCATTACGCTTGCTTTGATGGTCTTTCCATTTGTTGAAGTAAGCGTTGAAAAGGTGATCTCGCAGATCGATGAAAAGATGTTAAGAGATAGCTTCGCACTTGGCGTTGATAAAAATTTTATGGCTAGAAAACTGGTTTTGCCAACTATTAGAAAAAATATCATATCGATCTTGATACTAGCTGGCAGCTATGCCATAGGAGCTACCGCACCGCTACTTTTAACAGGGGTTGTCTTCATGGCAAAGGCAGAAGGCCTGCTCTCGCCAGTCATGGCACTACCATTTCACCTGCACATGCTCCTAAGCCAGTCAGTCGCAACGCAAAATGCCTACGCCACGGCGCTTGTGCTCATCTTTATACTTATCATTTTGCACCTGCTTTCAGCCGTAGTTTTATTTGATATAGGAGAGAAAATTGCCAGATATTTTAAACATAAAAGATCTTAG
- a CDS encoding amino acid ABC transporter ATP-binding protein, giving the protein MSENILELKKINKFYGELHALKDINLEVKSGEVVVLLGPSGCGKSTTLRCINGLESIASGEIIIDGEVIDAKFNDWQRIRQKVGMVFQSYELFDHMNVIDNVLLGPLKVQKRDRVEAEKTADMWLSKVGLLDKKFAYPKELSGGQKQRIAIVRSLCLNPEIMLFDEVTAALDPEIVREVLDVILNLAKDGMTMLIVTHEMSFARAVANKIVFMDAGAIVEISEPEEFFTNPKSDRAKKFLNLFSF; this is encoded by the coding sequence ATGAGCGAAAATATATTAGAACTTAAAAAAATAAATAAATTTTATGGAGAGCTTCACGCCTTAAAAGATATAAATTTAGAGGTTAAAAGCGGCGAAGTGGTCGTGCTTCTTGGACCATCTGGCTGTGGCAAAAGCACAACTCTTAGGTGTATAAACGGTCTTGAGAGCATAGCAAGCGGTGAGATCATTATAGACGGTGAAGTGATAGACGCTAAATTTAATGATTGGCAAAGGATCCGCCAAAAAGTCGGCATGGTCTTTCAAAGTTACGAGCTGTTTGATCACATGAACGTCATAGACAACGTCCTTCTTGGGCCTTTAAAGGTGCAAAAAAGAGATAGGGTCGAGGCCGAAAAGACAGCTGATATGTGGCTAAGCAAGGTTGGGCTACTTGATAAGAAATTTGCCTATCCAAAGGAGCTAAGCGGCGGTCAAAAGCAGCGCATAGCAATAGTAAGAAGCCTTTGTTTAAACCCTGAAATTATGCTATTTGACGAGGTTACGGCTGCGCTTGATCCAGAGATCGTTAGAGAGGTGCTTGACGTGATACTAAATTTAGCCAAAGATGGCATGACGATGCTAATAGTCACCCACGAGATGAGCTTTGCAAGGGCGGTTGCAAACAAGATCGTATTTATGGACGCTGGGGCGATCGTGGAGATCAGCGAGCCAGAGGAATTTTTTACCAACCCAAAGAGCGATCGCGCGAAGAAATTTCTAAATTTATTCTCGTTTTAG
- a CDS encoding phosphomannomutase/phosphoglucomutase, which translates to MKYDEIFREYDIRGIFEKDLTEDSVKAIGLALGKKFNEFGVKTLSVGFDARLSARTLFRYLLSGLNKAGGFKIYNIGLLPTPVGYFSVYADYFDANIMITGSHNPKEYNGFKITIKKDSFFGKDLQILKDKVNEIIASNLEIADDESCEKFNILEKYVEFFVKEFSELKNFKKPFIIDCANGAVGVSLVPIVKALGLNAKILYEDPDGNFPNHHPDPSEKENLKEIFSLIEKKEFDLGFGFDGDGDRIAVITPKRDIKGDELAYLYALNMKHPKVLGEVKCSQNMYDEIAKIGEVFMGKTGHSNIKKMMKELNVDLAAEVSGHIFFKERYFGFDDALYAMMRVLELVHKGFDLDGELDKMPLVFSTDEIKIKTTDEAKFKIVAKLKECVKNESCDLPKIKNIIDIDGIRIQFENGWALVRASNTTPVIVTRFEAKSKEFLEEIEQKVTNLLKSLM; encoded by the coding sequence ATGAAATATGATGAAATTTTTAGAGAATACGACATCCGTGGCATTTTTGAAAAAGACTTGACAGAAGATAGCGTCAAGGCTATAGGGCTTGCTTTGGGTAAGAAATTTAACGAATTTGGCGTAAAAACCTTAAGTGTTGGCTTTGACGCAAGACTAAGTGCTAGAACGCTTTTTAGGTACCTGCTAAGTGGCCTAAACAAGGCTGGTGGCTTTAAAATTTACAACATCGGCTTACTTCCAACTCCCGTTGGCTACTTTAGTGTTTATGCTGATTATTTCGACGCAAATATCATGATCACGGGCTCTCACAACCCAAAAGAGTACAACGGCTTTAAGATTACTATCAAAAAAGATAGTTTTTTTGGCAAAGATCTGCAAATTTTAAAAGATAAAGTTAATGAGATAATCGCCTCAAATTTAGAGATCGCAGACGATGAGAGCTGTGAGAAATTTAATATCCTAGAAAAATATGTCGAGTTTTTTGTAAAAGAATTTAGTGAGCTTAAAAATTTCAAAAAGCCTTTTATCATCGACTGTGCAAATGGAGCTGTTGGCGTGAGTTTGGTGCCTATCGTCAAGGCACTCGGGCTAAATGCAAAAATTTTATATGAAGATCCAGACGGAAATTTCCCAAATCACCATCCAGACCCAAGTGAAAAAGAGAATTTAAAAGAGATATTTTCGCTCATCGAAAAGAAGGAGTTTGACCTTGGATTTGGCTTTGACGGAGATGGCGATAGGATTGCGGTTATAACGCCAAAAAGAGATATAAAAGGCGATGAGCTAGCATATCTTTATGCTCTAAATATGAAACATCCAAAGGTGCTTGGTGAGGTTAAGTGTTCGCAAAACATGTACGATGAGATCGCAAAGATCGGCGAAGTTTTCATGGGTAAGACTGGGCATAGCAACATCAAAAAGATGATGAAAGAGCTAAACGTAGATCTCGCAGCTGAAGTTAGTGGCCATATCTTCTTTAAGGAGCGCTATTTTGGCTTTGATGATGCGCTTTATGCGATGATGAGGGTGCTTGAGCTAGTTCATAAAGGCTTTGACCTTGACGGTGAGCTTGATAAGATGCCACTTGTCTTTAGCACCGATGAGATCAAGATAAAGACGACTGACGAGGCTAAATTTAAGATAGTAGCCAAGCTAAAAGAGTGTGTGAAAAACGAGAGTTGCGACCTGCCAAAGATAAAAAATATTATCGACATTGATGGCATAAGAATTCAGTTTGAAAATGGCTGGGCGCTAGTGCGCGCATCAAATACAACGCCAGTTATCGTCACTAGATTTGAGGCAAAGAGCAAGGAATTTCTAGAAGAGATCGAGCAAAAGGTGACAAATTTATTAAAGAGCTTAATGTAG